The Ochrobactrum sp. BTU1 genome includes a region encoding these proteins:
- a CDS encoding ferredoxin family protein: protein MTYIVTEECIACKHMDCVEVCPVDCFYEGENMLVIHPDECIDCGVCEPECPIDAIKPDTEPGMEFWLELNTKYSELWPNIISIGQPPANAAQMHGVADKFRDLFSEKPGKGS, encoded by the coding sequence ATGACCTATATTGTCACCGAAGAATGTATCGCCTGCAAACACATGGATTGCGTTGAAGTCTGTCCTGTGGATTGCTTTTACGAAGGCGAGAACATGCTCGTCATTCACCCGGACGAGTGTATTGATTGCGGCGTCTGCGAACCCGAATGCCCGATCGACGCAATCAAACCCGACACTGAGCCAGGAATGGAATTCTGGCTTGAGCTCAATACAAAATATTCCGAATTGTGGCCCAACATTATTTCTATTGGCCAGCCGCCTGCGAATGCAGCCCAGATGCATGGTGTTGCCGATAAGTTTCGCGATCTCTTTTCTGAAAAGCCAGGGAAGGGTTCATGA
- a CDS encoding flavin reductase family protein: protein MMTAFNQFEFPQKFALQSPLRPLVGKSLFRDGMAAAASTVCVVTTRLGVEKIGRTVTSVMSLSAEPPTLLISIDVSSRVVDHVLRTEGFSIALLAQGQQPIADAFAGHTALERRFDNGQWSAWKSGHPRLNGALAVMDCTLLGSIETQSHVLFAGGVVDIDLDQQRTPLVWQQRQYRSVT, encoded by the coding sequence ATGATGACGGCATTCAATCAATTTGAATTTCCGCAGAAATTCGCGCTGCAATCACCGTTGCGACCACTGGTGGGAAAAAGCTTGTTCCGGGATGGAATGGCGGCTGCGGCATCGACCGTCTGTGTGGTGACAACACGGCTGGGCGTTGAAAAGATTGGCCGCACTGTTACATCCGTCATGTCGCTATCAGCGGAACCCCCTACCCTTCTCATTTCGATAGATGTCAGTAGCCGGGTCGTCGATCACGTCTTGAGGACTGAAGGGTTCTCGATTGCGCTCCTTGCACAGGGACAACAGCCGATTGCAGACGCTTTCGCAGGACACACGGCGTTAGAACGGCGGTTCGACAACGGTCAATGGTCCGCATGGAAGTCTGGCCACCCTCGGTTAAATGGCGCTTTGGCAGTTATGGATTGTACCTTGCTGGGCTCGATAGAAACACAGTCTCATGTGCTGTTTGCTGGTGGCGTGGTTGATATTGATCTTGATCAGCAACGCACCCCTCTCGTCTGGCAGCAGCGTCAATATCGATCGGTCACATGA
- a CDS encoding superoxide dismutase — protein sequence MTFELPSLSYSTSALAGGGMSQETLELHHGKHHQAYVTALNGFVEKNDDLKGKSLEEIILMSHGQTSLAAVFNNAGQHWNHIHFWNALSPEGGKIPGRLAAKIDEDFGSFGAFKEAFKAKAVGQFGSGWAWLVLSSAGKLAVTNTPNGSNPIATGEGKPLLGLDVWEHSYYVDFRNRRPDYVSNFLDKLANYEFAESNLD from the coding sequence ATGACTTTTGAACTGCCCTCCTTATCCTATTCAACTTCTGCGCTGGCAGGCGGCGGAATGAGCCAAGAAACGCTAGAACTGCATCACGGCAAACACCACCAGGCATATGTGACCGCGCTTAACGGGTTTGTCGAGAAGAACGATGATCTGAAGGGTAAGTCACTCGAAGAGATCATCCTGATGTCACATGGGCAGACTTCGCTTGCAGCAGTTTTCAACAATGCCGGCCAACATTGGAACCATATTCATTTCTGGAATGCACTTTCACCGGAAGGTGGAAAAATTCCAGGTCGGTTGGCAGCCAAGATTGATGAGGACTTTGGTTCATTTGGCGCCTTCAAAGAGGCTTTCAAAGCCAAGGCAGTAGGGCAGTTCGGCTCGGGTTGGGCCTGGCTCGTTCTGTCCTCAGCAGGCAAGCTCGCGGTCACGAATACCCCTAATGGCTCCAACCCGATCGCAACCGGGGAAGGCAAGCCACTGCTTGGTCTCGATGTCTGGGAGCACAGCTACTACGTCGACTTCCGCAACCGTCGCCCGGATTATGTCAGCAATTTCCTCGATAAGCTTGCCAATTACGAATTTGCCGAGAGCAACCTCGACTAG